The following proteins are encoded in a genomic region of Nicotiana sylvestris chromosome 4, ASM39365v2, whole genome shotgun sequence:
- the LOC138889520 gene encoding uncharacterized protein, with product MTELVGSHTASIQKLEMKMRNLSREQNPKQKGTLPNDVIVNPKGSGSGPTSHCMAITTQSEKVPEELKVQEVNREEVKENVKGMPKTLPPIPRPPPPFLQRLARRGFSKYLKDLITNNEVVNVICRVSSIIATTTVQKKKDTGAFTIPCTIGARNFARVLCDNRDIINLMPLDIYKQVGLGMPRTTSMRLQMADRSTKRPVGIVDDVLVKVGKFHLPTNFVILDCAVDKETPIILGRLFLATERVLMD from the exons ATGACCGAGCTTGTCGGCTCTCATACCGCATCCATTCAAAAGTTGGAGATGAAAATGAGAAATCTCTCACGAGAACAAAATCCAAAGCAAAAGGGGACACTCCCAAATGACGTAATTGTGAACCCAAAAGGTAGTGGGAGTGGTCCAACTTCTCATTGCATGGCAATTACTACTCAGAGTGAGAAA GTCCCGGAAGAGTTGAAAGTTCAAGAAGTGAACCGGGAAGAGGTTAAGGAAAATGTAAAAGGTATGCCAAAAACTCTACCACCAattcctagacctcctcctccTTTCCTTCAAAGACTTGCTAGGAGg GGTTTCTCTAAGTATTTGAAAGACTTGATCACCAAtaatgaagtggtgaatgtgatTTGTCGGGTCAGTTCCATCATTGCAACAACCACCGTTCAAAAGAAAAAAGACACAGGAGCTTTCAccattccatgcactattggggcgCGTAATTTTGCAAGAGTTCTTTGTGATAATAGGGATATCATCAACTTAATGCCTCTTGATATTTACAAGCAAGTGGGGTTAGGTATGCCGAGGACTACAagtatgaggttgcaaatggccgATCGTTCAACAAAAAGACCGGTgggaattgttgatgatgtgcttgtgaAAGTGGGAAAGTTCCATCTACCCACCAACTTTGTGATCCTTGATTGTGCGGTTGACAAAGAGACCCCTATAATCTTGGGGAGACTTTTCCTTGCTACCGAAAGAGTACTTATGGATTAA